tGGCCTGAACGGATCCTTGTCTGGCTGTAAAGATCTTCCGACCATCGGGGTCTTAGAAGGATATGCCTTATCAAATCCAAATCTCTCCAACACCTTCTGGGTGTAGGCCGACTGGTGCACTAGAATCCCATCAGGGGAATGTTCAAGTTGCAGACCTAGACAGAATTTggttacccaaatccttcatctcgaaTTCCGACATCAGGTAGGAACTCGCTTCCTCAATATCCTCAGGCGTACCGATTATGTTTAAATCATCCACGTACACCGAGATTATACAGAATCCATCTTGTGTTCGTCGTATAAAAACACATGGGCATTCTTTGTTTCTCGTGTAGCCCTTCTCATGAAGGAAATCACTTAAGCGATTGTACCACATTCTACCAGATTGTCTGAGTCCGTACAGTGCCTTTTGAAGTTGAACACTGTATAGACCCCTGTTTGCTCTATCATGGTTCGGAACAGGGATACCCTCTGGAACCTTCATGTATATGTTCGAATCCAAGTTACCATACAGGTAAGCAGTGACAACATCCATTAGTTTCATTTTCAAGCCCATGTTTACTGCCATCGAGATCAAGTATCTAACGGTAACTCCATCCATGACCGGGGAATAAGTCTCCTCAAAATCGACACCTGGTCGTTGAGTGAACCCTTGAGCGACGAGCCTTGCTTTGTACCGTACTACCTTATTATTTTCATCTCTCTTTCGAACAAAAACCCACCTATGGCCAACAGGGCGAATGTGGGGAGGAGTTCGACAAACTGGTCCGAACACCTTCCTTTTGTTGAGAGATAATAATTCGGCAGTAATTCCTGCTGCCAATCTTTCCAATCCGACCTTTTCTTGCAATCAGCGAGCGTGTTAGGCTCAGGGTCAAGATCTATGATTGAGGCAGTTTTCGTAGCAAAGTTAATGTTGACAACCACCGTTGCTCGGTTCAGGGATTCCCCCGTATAAATATAATTTATGGCCATTTCGTCATGGAGCGCATCCGGCGCTAACACTTGCTCTACCAAATTTCCCATTATGGGAGCAAGGTCCTTTAGATTTCCCGCGTCGATGTGTGCGCTCACATCTCCGCTGGGTGTTTCCCCTATGGGAAAGTTTAAGTCCGGAATCCCGTGCACTGAATTTTCCGTACTTGTGCCAGGTCTCGACTGGCTCCCCGTTTCACTTTGGGGTACTTTGGCGACAGGCTGTAATAAATCTCTCTTATCCTTTTTCGTCGGGCGTACCCGagtacttgggatttgagaagCCGGATCTCTCGTCCTTTTAGGCCTTTGGACGGGAGCGGGTATACCATCATTTTTGTTCGGTATTTCAACCCTTTCCGGTGCATTGCTTGCGTGCACATGCGATTTTGTCACAGTCTTTAAGTCACTAAAGTGGTCAGGCAGTTGATTTGCTAATGACTGCAAATCTATTATCTTTTGGACTTCTCTCTCAGTCTCAGCAGTgcgcggtgttggggaacgtagcagaaattcaaaaaatttcctacgtaacaccaagatctatctatggagagaccagcaacgagtagaaaggggaggagagtttgcatctacatacccttgtagatcgctaagcggaagcgttcaagtgaacggggttgatggagtcgtactcgtcgtgattcagatcaccgatgatcaagtgccgaacggacggcacctccgcgttcaacacacgtacagcccggtgacgtctcccacgccttgatccagcaaggagagagggagaggttgaggaagaatccatccaacagcagcacaacggcgtggtggtggtggaggagcgtggcaatccctgcagggcttcgccgagcacctacgggagaggagatgtgtcacgggagggagagggaggcaaccaaaggccttcggtatgattgctcctccttttccccactatatatagggccaagggagagggggagggcgcagccttgccccctcctccaaggaaggggtgcggctaaggatggggaggagtccatcctccccaaggcacctcggaggtgccttccccctttaggactctcccctttttcctttatcttggcgcatgggcctctaggggctggtgcccttggcccatgtaggccaaggcgcaccccctacagcccatgtggccccccggggcaggtggccccacccggtgggcccccgggacccttccggtggtcccggtacaataccgatgaccccgaaacttgtcccgatggccgaaacaggacttcctatatataaatctttacctccggaccattccggaactcctcgtgacgtccgggatctcatccgggactccgaacaacattcggtaaccacatacaagcttcctttataaccctagcgtcatcgaaccttaagtgtgtagaccctacgggttcgggagacatgtagacatgaccgagacgttctccggtcaataaccaacagcgggatctggatacccatgatggctcccacgtgttccacgatgatctcatcggatgaaccacgatgtcaaggacttaatcaatcccgtatacaattccctttgtctagcggtattttacttgcccgagattcgatcgtcggtataccgataccttgttcaatctcgttaccggcaagtcactttactcgttccgtaacacatcatcccgtgatcaaatccttggtcacattgcgcatatgatgatgtcctaccgagtgggcccagagatacctctccgtttacacggagtgacaaattccagtctcgatccgcataaaacaatagatactttcggagatacctgtagtgcacctttatagtcacccagttacgttgtgacgtttgatacacccaaagcactcctacggtatccaggagttatacgatctcatggtcaaaggaagagatacttgacattcgcaaagctctagcaaatgaactactcgatcttttgtgctagtcttaggattgggtcttgtccatcacatcattctcctaatgatgtgatcccgttatcaacgacatccaatgtccatagccaggaaaccatgactatctgttgatcacaacgagctagtcaactagaggctcactagggacatattgtggtctatgtattcacacgtgtattacgatttccggataatacagttatagcatgaataaaagacaattatcatgaacaaggaaatataataataatacttttattattgcctctagggcatatttccaacaggtcatGAGCGTGGATCCCCGTGGCTTGCCACATGATTTCTCGACTTTTAGCATCAAGGGGTTGATTCTCTCTCCCTAAAGTCGGGAAAAGATCCTCGTCAAAAATGCAATCAGCAAAACGGGCCGTGTGAGAGTCACCTGTCATGGGGTCCAGATACCTGATTATGGACACAATCTCATAACCAACGTATATCCCCGACTTACGGAGCGGGCCCATCGCCGATCGCTGAGGGGGTGGTATTGGTACATATACCTGGCAACCGAACATGCGAAGGTGGGAAAATTTCGATGCTGACCCTTGCACAAGCTGAATAGGAGAGTGGATGTTGTAGGCCGACGGTCTAAAGCTGATGAGATTGGCCGCGTGTAAGACTGTGTGGCCCCAACATGTAGTTGGTAAATTACAACCCTGAAGGAGCGGTCGGGcaatgaatttaattcttttaattaATGCCTCGGCAAGTCCATTTTGTGTATGAACATGCGGTATCGAGTGCTCAACTTTGATTCCCATTACCATGCAATAATCATCGAACGCCTTTGAAGTAAATTCTCCGGTGTTGTCCATTCGAATAGACTTTATACGATAATCTGGGAAATTATTCCTCATTTCTATAATCTGTGAGATCAATTTTGCAAATGCATGGTTCCATGTTGACAGCAGGCAAACATTGGACCATTTAGAGGAAGCATCAATGAGCACCATGAAGTACCGAAACGGCCCCGTGAGGGGCTGAATTGGACCGCATATGTCCCCCTTGGATACGTTCCAAAAACGCGGGGATTTCATCCCTCACCTTGAGGGGCGATGGCCTAATGACTAACTTCCCCTTAGCGCATGCGAAGCACACGAAATCATCGGGATTCGGGAAGTTCTTCACGTTAACATTATGGCCATGCGAGTTATTAATTATATTTCTCATCATCCTAAGTCCGAGGTGGCCTAACCTATCGTGCCAGAGGCAGAAGAGTTCAGAGCTTCTAAAAACGGTCTTGAGGGTAGTGTACACAGGCGGTGCTACTATTTTAGTGTAGTATAGCCCTGTGTCGAACGAAGGAAGCCTTTCGATAACATGTTTACCATTTGCATCCCGCTTTGTGATAAGTAGGCACTCCTTGCCGTTCTCATCATCGGTCTCAGCATGAAAACCATTGGCGCGAATGTCTCTAAAGCTCAAAAGAGTACGAGTCGACTCCGGGTACAACAATGTATCATTAATGATCAAAGTTGTTCCCATAGGAAGTATAATAGTGGCTCGTCCGGAGCCAACTATGTGCGAACCACAGCCGGCGATTGTCATAATACTTCCCGGAGATTTTTTAATAGACTCAAAGTACTTAGTTTCTCGTAAAATGGTATGTGTAGTTGCGCTATCGGCAAGGTACGTTTCTTCCATTCGGGCGCCACACGCGTTCTAAAATATGACATATAATTAATGTAATGAGGAAGACGCTACATTAATAATAAATGCACACATTCCAGAACATAACATACTATCATGTATAAATAATGAAATAAATGAATAAATGTCATCCAATCGCCGAAGTAAAGAATAAGTTTATGCTCTCATAGAGCTACAACCAAATCAAATTTATTCGAATTTATTGTATCAAATCACGGAATCATGATAACCAAAGGGGTATGCTAAGTAGACTCGGTGAAGAAGCCATTGACCTCAGCCGCAATCTCCATACTAGTGAGCTGATCCTCCTTAGAAATCATCTTGGAGGCAGCATCAACATCTAGTTGCGGCACCGCCGAGGCCACCATGTGGTCAATCTCCATGGCAACGTTGGCGTCACTAGAGACAACCAAAGTCGCCGCGATGGGTACCATGGGGGTTACCGCGATGGGCGCATCAGGGGGCGTAGAGATCATAATGAGTGCCGCCATGGGCGCCAGTGGTGCTCCCTCCTGAACCAAGGCGAGGTGCGTCTCACGCGCCTtccaggccttatatgcatcaacgacCTCCTGTGGTGCGCGACACTGGCGGGAGAAATGCTCCACCGAGCCACACCGAAAGCAGTCCTGAGGCCTCTGCCCCCCTTGCCTGGCTTTTGCTGCTTAGCCGGGGCGGAGGGCCGAGGgcccttcttcttgcccttgcggCCCCTCTTCTTCTGTTGAGGCTTGCAAACTTTGAGAGCATTCACCTCCTGGCGAGAACTCCCCCCAAGTGGTTGCGTAGCAAAGTTCTTTTTCAGAACCTCGTCCTGCGCCCCTGCCACCTGGAGGACGTCAATCAACTCTGAATACCTCGTGTAGTTGCCCTGGCGGTAGTTCCGTGCAGACAGGACCGCGTCAGGGTGGAAAGTGGATAGGGTTTTCTCAATCTTTTGAGTGTCGGTAATCTGAGTACCACACATCTGAAGAGTCGTACAAATCCGGTGTAGAGCCAAATTGTACTCCCCAACCGTCTTGAAGTCCGCAAACCTCAGATGGATCCACTCTGCCTCTACACGTGGCTTAACAGTGTACTTCAGCCGCTCAAACCGCTGCTTAAGAGCGGTCCAAAGGCCAGAAGCACTCTGTTCAGCCATATACTCATCTTTCAGAGTAGGTGACAGGTGATGACGGAGAAAATGCAGAGCATGCGCATTCTCAGTTTCAAACTTAGGATCGGTGGGGGCCAGCTGGGTCCCCTTACCGATCGCCCTCAGGAGGGTTCTGCCCTGGAGAAAAATCTCACAGTCCGAAGCCCATGATAGGTAGTTCATCCCCGTCTGGGCCAACTCAGCAAACTCCTTGTGGACAATTCCGGCCATCTACGATTTATGCAAAAATcatgagattacagcaggtaatctTTTGCACAAAGCGATATTGATAAACTTATTCAATAAAAGACGTTCCAATATTTAAAACATGCTATTATATGACTTACTAAATGATTAAGAGTGCTAAACAATTAATCTACAACAGTAAAATCATACAATAATATCATGTTACAATGGATAGCATGTTAAGCGCATCTAGTATGTGAAAACTAGCCCAAAAAATGAATTCCCGAGGCATTTTAAAGCCCAAATACGCATATTTCAGCGAAAACAGACAACTCCAAGGGCTTCTACGCGAAATATTACAGCAGGAATAAACTACGCGTAAAAACAGGAAACTATAGGGGCTAAAACGCAAAATTTTCGCGCTGCGCCAGCGCCACTTTTTTTTTATGCCCTGGATCCCCACGGCCCAGTCCACAGAAGCCCGTTGGGCCGGCCTGCTCAGGGTTCGCTAGGGTTTCCTAGCGCCCGAGCGGCGGCGGCCAGGGCATGCACGGCCACGACACGTGGACGGCGACCAAGGCACGCGCGGACGGCGGCCAAGGCACGCGACGGCGGCGGCCAAGCCGNNNNNNNNNNNNNNNNNNNNNNNNNNNNNNNNNNNNNNNNNNNNNNNNNNNNNNNNNNNNNNNNNNNNNNNNNNNNNNNNNNNNNNNNNNNNNNNNNNNNNNNNNNNNNNNNNNNNNNNNNNNNNNNNNNNNNNNNNNNNNNNNNNNNNNNNNNNNNNNNNNNNNNNNNNNNNNNNNNNNNNNNNNNNNNNNNNNNNNNNNNNNNNNNNNNNNNNNNNNNNNNNNNNNNNNNNNNNNNNNNNNNNNNNNNNNNNNNNNNNNNNNNNNNNNNNNNNNNNNNNNNNNNNNNNNNNNNNNNNNNNNNNNNNNNNNNNNNNNNNNNNNNNNNNNNNNNNNNNNNNNNNNNNNNNNNNNNNNNNNNNNNNNNNNNNNNNNNNNNNNNNNNNNNNNNNNNNNNNNNNNNNNNNNNNNNNNNNNNNNNNNNNNNNNNNNNNNNNNNNNNNNNNNNNNNNNNNNNNNNNNNNNNNNNNNNNNNNNNNNNNNNNNNNNNNNNNCGGCCACGGCAGGGACAGCGCGGCCAGCGGGGCGGCGCGACGCGGCCACGACCGGGCCAGCGCGGCCACGACAGAGCGCCAGCCGAATGCGGTGGCCATCGGGGCGCGGCGTTGACCTTGCGCCAGCATTGCGCACACCGGGTCCGGCGCGGATCGCGGCAGGTGCAGCAGGCGGTGCGGCGACCGGGCCGGTCAGCGACGCGCGGCAGTGCGGCGTCAGCAGGATGCGGCGGTGGCGACCATAGTGCGATGCCAGCGACCAGCAGGGTCGCTGATGGAGTACGGGCGTGACGTACGTCTCGGTTCTTCGTCGTGTTCATCCGGAACGTCGACGGCGCACGGCACAGCAGGTGCGTTGCGGCGGTACCGTAACCATCTGGGTCACGTTTTGTACCGACTCCCTACAGTGCAGTCAACAAATCCCTCTTGATCCAAGAACATCGACATTGGTCGGCGACGTGTTCATCCGCTTGGTTCTTGGGAGGAAAATCCACACCATAGGTAGATCAAATCCGAAAAATAATCTAATCACGAAAACGGAATCGCAGTAATGAGAGGAatccatttttgcaaaaaaatgGGATCGGATCTTATACCTCCGCGGGATCGACGAAAGCCTGCGTGATGCAGGCTTGACGGAGAGTTGATGGAGCGAAGCGTGCTGATAACGTGTTCCGCAACTCCGCCGGCGAGTCCGGTCCGAGGTTGCGGAGCGAGGGCGAGCATCGTACACGAAGTAGTCGAAGTAGTCGAACACGCGAAAGTAAATGATACAGAAAGATATGAAGGAGACCAACTTTATTAATCAATGATTAGGGATTACAATGATAGCTTCTCGTTGCTTTATATAGGGACTCTAGAGGATAAGTACCCTAAAGTGGGAGAAACGGGAGGGCCTACCCCGTGCGATACAACAGACGATACCTTCACTAGTTGGAAAACTAATCCTGGAAGTCAAGGGCTTATCCGAAATTAGCTCGAGGAATGGAAGCACGTCGCCATTATTTATCTCCAAAGTTACTGTCTATGCTGGTCGCTGTCAGGACCTGAGGTCAGGTCGGAGCCAACTGCTCCAATCCGCCCCGTCCATAATAACATCTTGCACGAGTGAATCTAGGAGCCGACGCCACCACGTGCCCGGGGCCCACGCCGTGCTTCCTCTACAACGTGGGCCCTTCCCACCACCCTAATCCCAATTTTAAAGAGAAAATTAAGCATTACTCCACACCCATCCCCCCaaaaaacaaacactcatggcacaGTGAAAAAAACGTACTACTCTACTATTTACACCTTAACACCTCAACTAAATACAAGTGAGTCCAGCACAGGCTCGGGGCCCGCGGATCAGAGGGAAATAACTCCTGCGCCAGCGCCCGCAATAAAAGTCATAAAACCCTAGAGGGTTCTTGAGGCGGGGAAGATCCCGTCCGCCCATCCACCCGATCGGACGGCTGGGGTGCCGGGGGGAGCTCGTGCTTATCAGTCCGCCGTCTCCTTCCTCGGGCTCCGTTCCTGACTGCTGCTGCAGCTCCTTtactgtgtgctctctctctcccccccaccCCCACTTCTCCAAGCAGCTCGAAGCCTCGGGTCCGGTGCCCCCAAAAATGGCGAAATCGCCGGCCGATCGGAGCCCAATCTGAGCCCGCACGCTCCGCAGCAGCCCGATCTCCCGAATCCCCAAAAGCGCCCCGGCTGGAAATGGCCGCCACTGTCCCGATCGGGCTCGCGGCGCGCGATTCGGTGGCGCTTTGGCCCGGGGGACCCGAGGGCCGCAGGTTTTCTGATTGACCCTGACTGAGCCGTGGTTGCTCTCGCTCTTCGGTGGGGTTCCGGGCGTCCTGCGGAGAGAGCAGCGTCCGCGACGGGTAATCGGCGGCGCGGCTTTTGCACGAgctttccgtttcggttttggtgtTTGTTTGCTTTGCGTGATTTGGCGGCTCGTGTTCTGCAGGATTGGAGGAATGCTCAGCGAGAGCCCTTTGGCGATGCGTCAGGAGATGGGCGGCGTGAGAGGGGAGGAAGAGCCGGAGGACGAGCTTGAGGCGCTGCTCCGTGCCggtggcggcggagcgcgtcggcgaGGGGAGGAGGCTGGTGAGAAGGAGCGGCTCAGCATATTCCGAAGCGGGTCGGCGCCACCGACCATTGAGGGTTCGCTAAACGCCATCGGCGGCTTGCTCCGCGGCGGTGGTGAGACGCCCCGGGCTGCTGCCGCCGTTCCTGATGCCGAGGAGTTGAACGGACATGGCGGACTCCTGTCGGAGGAGGAGCTCCGGGCTGACCCAGCCTACCTGTCGTACTACTACTCGCACGCCAATCTTAACCCGAGGTTGCCACCGCCGGTCCTGACAAAGGAGGACTGGCGGTCAACACAGCGGCTGAAGGCAGGGGTAGGGGTGTTGGGAGGGATTGGGGACAGGAGAAAGGCAGTGCAGGAGGAGGCTGGACAGGGGATGGCTGCCGGCATGTCGCTGTTCCCGCAGACTCCTGGTTTCGATCGAGAGGAGGATGGAAACAAGGGTGTGGGCGGTGCTGCAGAGTGGGTGGATAGAGGAGGTGATGGGCTCATTGGGTTATCACTAGGGAGGCAACGCAGCTTTGCTGATATGTTTCAGGTTGGTCTCCTTCGGCACCACAAAGGTTGCTATTTGTTATCATAAACTCTCATAGCTGACTGAGGTTTATCCATTGGGTTATCATATCAAAACTAATGGTTTCTGCTGTAGTATGTCGCTTGCTATTGTTTACTAGATACTTCTGGGATTTAGATCCCCTCCTTTGGATTGAATAAGCAAGCCCTGGCCATTTCCAGCACGCTATCCAGTTAGAAGTTGGACTGTGGGTGCATGGTGTctggctagaagttttgaatttcttTCCTGCCTGAGTTTGGGCACCTGTGAAAGCATGCGCTGGGTGGACCTCACCAGTTATTACAAATCACATAATAGAGTGGTGCGGTTCTGTAGTTTGCACAAACATGCGATATTTGGTTTCTGTGCTGTAGTATGTCTGAAAAATTAAAACAACTGTCTCGTGCAATTCTGTACCCATTATAGCTATATATTTGAGACGTGCACACCTGTAAGGCTGCAACTAATGTGATTTCTTTGTGTTAAGGAGTCATTAACTGATTTTTACTTCCAAGACAACTGCAATCCATTTGCTGTTTAAGCGAGACCCTTTTTCTTCTTGGCAGTTACTACTCCAGCAGCGCAATTTATCCTGGGAACATGAATAACACCTTCTTCTTATTTATGTTTTATTTTTTAGTACCTTAATTTATCGATTTCCTCTGCAGTTTGTTGCTCACTGGACAACTTATTTAGTTTAATTTCTGTTATTTCAGGATAACCTTGGCCGCAGAACACCTACTTCAGAACATTCCTCTCGTGCAGCCAGTCGCAATTCATTTCTTGACAACCAGGAATCAGTCGATCCTTCTGAGAACCAATACTCTTTACATAATGATACTATGGATGCACAGCGCTCTGTTGGAAATGCACAAAGTGTCGGCGGTCTTTCCAGTATTAATGCATCTGCATCTCAAACTTTTGCTTCTGTTCTGGGTTCATCAGCTTCAAGGAGTGCGACACCAGATTCCCATTATATCCCCAGGGTTCCTAGCCCTGGCCTTCCACCTGTTGGTGCTAGGATTAATTCTAATGAGAAGAGATTGAATTGTTCATCGTCATCATTCAACACAATATCATCAAAAGCACTTGAGCCTGATGATATATTAACTGCACTATCTAGCATGAACTTGTCAAAAGGTGGCACTTTGAACGACAACAGCAACATTAGTCAATCAAAGTTTCAGAGAGAGATAAGTGACTACCATAATTTTGCTCTTGGCCCGCAAGCTGCTCAAGTCAGCAGTAGGCAGTATTCTGCGATGTTGGAAGCAGATGCTGAATATGCAGGTGTACCATCAAATTCTTCATTTGCTGATATTAAGAATAGTGTACCTAATCCAGCAGACTTCAGAGGTTCCACAAACACACGGTTTGATGGACATGGGGAGATAAAAAGATCTACTCTTTCTGCTCGTTCATATCAGAAGTCTCCACCATCTTCTAATGCAAGTCCAGGTGGTTCTCCTGCTCAACATCAGAATCTTGATGGAACAAATTCAGCATTTCTGAACTATGGGCTCAGTGGATATCCACTCAATCCGGGTTTCAACTCTATGATGATGAATAACATGGGTTCAGGTAGCATGCCTCCTCTGTTTGAAAGTGGTGCAGCAGCATCTGCTATAGCTTCACTCGGGTCAGATTCAAGGAACCTCGGTAGCAATATTTCATCACCACCTGCCTTAAGTCTATCTGATCTGCATAACCTTGGTAGGTCCAATAATCAAACAGCCACTGGTCTTCAGTCTCCTCTCTCTGATCCTTTTTATGTTCAGTATTTGAAGACAGCTCAATATACAGCGCAGGAAGCAGCCAACTACAGTGATCCTTACTTGGAAAGAGGTTTCATGGGTAGTTCGTATGCTGATTTAACACCAGTTCAGAAAGCTTATGTTGAAGCTTTGCTTCAGCAGAAGCAATATGGAATGCCAGTTGGTAAATCAGTAGCCTCAAATCATGGTTATTTTAGCAATCTGGGTTACGGCATGGGTATGACATACCCTGGAAGCCCTTTGGGAAGTCCTGTTGCTTCCCCATCAGGTCCTGGCAGTCCAATTAGGCTCGGTGAGCGGAATCTGAGGTTTCCTTCTAACACGAGAAGCTTGACTGGTTGGAATGTTGATCCAAGTGGCTATATGAATGGGAACTTTCCATCTTCACTTTTGGATGAATTCAAAAGCAATAAGGCCAGAAGTTTTGACCTTGCTGAGATTGCTGGGAATGTGGTGGAGTTCAGGTATACTTGatcatttcatacctttgcaatacCAGTATGGTTTCACCCCTCCCTCCTTGTTCTTATCTTTTCCTTCCTCTAAGTCTAACCTCTTCTCCACACCCTTGACCATGGCACGACCACACTTGTTCACTGAATACTCGAGCTTGCTCCAATGATGTAGCTTCCTGCGCACTCAAGCTTGCTACCATGACGTAGCTTTCTGCACACCCGAGCTTGCTCCTGTGACGTAGCTCCACCTTGGGAGCTTCGTCCCAGGGTGTTGCGCATAGACTCTGCCGCTAGCTGCTAGATACAGCTACGGCGATTGCGCCCCTCCAGCATGGATCCATTGTTTCCAAATGCACAGGGGAGAGGGAGCAGCCTGATGGTACCACTGTTGGCTGGGACCTTGTCATCCTCTTCATGAGATGGATTGACGGTAGCCTGGTGTCAACTCTCTTCATTGTTATCTCACACTCAAATATTTGAAAGATCGCAAAATCTACACTCAACAAGTAGAGCGATACATTCTGGATTACAATTGGCAGGGGCATATTTTCTCTAGCGCCTTTCTTCACAGGGGCATAGTGTGTCATTCTGTCAAAGTGTGTGCCCACTCGATTTTGCCATCTTttcgaaggggagccttggcgcagtggtgaagctgctgccttgtgaccatgaggtcacgggttcaagtcctggaaacagcctcttacagaaatgtagggaaaggcttcgtacaatagacccaaagtggtcggaccctgcgcaagtgggagctacatgcaccgggctgcccttttttttaTTTAAGATTTTGCCATCTTTTAAAAAACTGAGACCTTTCCCTGTCTAGTGTTTAGACCCTGCCACATGATGGATTTGCTCCTCCTCCCATTGTTCCTATCTTTGTCTTTCCTCTAACCTCTTCTCACTCTTCACCATGGCGCGGCCACAGCTGGTTCACTGCACACTCAAGCTTGCTCCCCATGATTGAGCTCCACCTCGGGAGCATTGTACCAGGGTGTGTTGTGCATAGACTTGGCCACTAGCTACTAGATGCAGCTAAGGCACTTGCCCCCTCTGACATGGATCCCTCGGTTCCAAAACACATGGGGGAGAGGGAGCTGCTTGATGGTATCGGCATGGGCTGGGACCTCGCCGTCCTCCGCATGAGATGGATTTGATGTCAATTTTCTGAACACTCAAATATCTGAAAGATAACAAAATCTGCACTAGCACAACAAGTAGAGCAGCACATTGTGGATAAAGGCAGGGGCGTATTTTCTCTAGCACCATTCTTTACGTGGGCTTATAATAGATGATCCctaaatagtactccctctgtaacttaatataagacgtttttgacacTGTCATAGTTTCACAAAACATCTTATTTTAAGTTACTGGGGGAGTATCTGTCAAAGCAGTCTACCAGCTTATTCTTAACACTTGAATGTTAGAACCGAGTGCTGGCTCGGATGGCTAGAACTTACGGGTGTAAGCTAGCCCACCCACATTTGATCCACACTGAGGTCCGATTTCTACCTAAATAATGTACCGTTAAGGGAGGGAACTCTTCCCACTTAAACcacattttttttcttgttttctcaGCAACCCTTTGCAGTAACGATGATCCTGTGATTACTAATATATTTTTTATTGATGCATTCTGAATCCTCATAGGGTG
The Triticum dicoccoides isolate Atlit2015 ecotype Zavitan chromosome 3A, WEW_v2.0, whole genome shotgun sequence genome window above contains:
- the LOC119269564 gene encoding pumilio homolog 1-like, with protein sequence MLSESPLAMRQEMGGVRGEEEPEDELEALLRAGGGGARRRGEEAGEKERLSIFRSGSAPPTIEGSLNAIGGLLRGGGETPRAAAAVPDAEELNGHGGLLSEEELRADPAYLSYYYSHANLNPRLPPPVLTKEDWRSTQRLKAGVGVLGGIGDRRKAVQEEAGQGMAAGMSLFPQTPGFDREEDGNKGVGGAAEWVDRGGDGLIGLSLGRQRSFADMFQDNLGRRTPTSEHSSRAASRNSFLDNQESVDPSENQYSLHNDTMDAQRSVGNAQSVGGLSSINASASQTFASVLGSSASRSATPDSHYIPRVPSPGLPPVGARINSNEKRLNCSSSSFNTISSKALEPDDILTALSSMNLSKGGTLNDNSNISQSKFQREISDYHNFALGPQAAQVSSRQYSAMLEADAEYAGVPSNSSFADIKNSVPNPADFRGSTNTRFDGHGEIKRSTLSARSYQKSPPSSNASPGGSPAQHQNLDGTNSAFLNYGLSGYPLNPGFNSMMMNNMGSGSMPPLFESGAAASAIASLGSDSRNLGSNISSPPALSLSDLHNLGRSNNQTATGLQSPLSDPFYVQYLKTAQYTAQEAANYSDPYLERGFMGSSYADLTPVQKAYVEALLQQKQYGMPVGKSVASNHGYFSNLGYGMGMTYPGSPLGSPVASPSGPGSPIRLGERNLRFPSNTRSLTGWNVDPSGYMNGNFPSSLLDEFKSNKARSFDLAEIAGNVVEFSADQYGSRFIQQKLETATVEEKNMVFEEIMPHALSLTTDVFGNYVVQKFFEHGSSTQRRELANKLFGHVLTLSIQMYGCRVIQKAIEVVDLDQKTKMVTELDGHIMRCVRDQNGNHVIQKCIECIPEDSIQFIISTFYGEVVTLSTHPYGCRVIQRVLEHCTDTNTQQIVMDEILQSVCMLAQDQYGNYVIQHVMQHGKPHERSFIIEKLAGQIIQMSQQKFASNVVEKCLTFGGPSEREVIINEMLGTTDENEPLQAMMKDQFGNYVVQKVLETCDDQQRELILSRIKVHLNALKKYTYGKHIVARVEKLVAAGERRIGLQSSQYPS